From Mya arenaria isolate MELC-2E11 chromosome 12, ASM2691426v1, the proteins below share one genomic window:
- the LOC128210846 gene encoding LOW QUALITY PROTEIN: neuropeptide Y receptor type 6-like (The sequence of the model RefSeq protein was modified relative to this genomic sequence to represent the inferred CDS: inserted 1 base in 1 codon) — MSQLQYQQTVSNSSDNMDANNLDVGIRSLQIFNTVPDLNNNNDSNTGHIGTHPCQDSTFNRSDCNGIVDEFQTWDHWFSPSQEALLVACYCTVMLLGLVGNSCVCYIVIKFKHLQKPRNILILNLSFCGILMCVACMPFSLLRLTLKNWILGDIMCRISSTVQTIDVYVSTFTIVAIAVDRYSAIVCAQRENANRTTVHYTIILIWLFSILFCIPMFAFHEVTQVSPELFKICMEVWPSDALRQTYTTFVLIVQYVVPLTIISLIHGRICQFLRCRISENPITQVEADRVLREIKRQRRNMLLLTGIAISFALAWLPLTVMNTLADYDYHFFLNWNFNHAYAYCLLVAMCSACLNPITYGWFNMNFRKAFIQVICPHKNVSNSPTEMATIXNDSRGNSNEPFRFYSSIPLDISGKSKSATSTRSSNSGKAKGQLSRQIACTSTEEIEDMNGH, encoded by the exons ATGTCACAGCTTCAATATCAACAAACAGTTTCAAACAGCAGTGACAACATGGATGCGAATAACTTAGACGTTGGAATACGTTCTCTACAGATATTCAATACTGTTCCAGATTTGAATAATAACAATGACAGTAATACTGGCCACATTGGGACTCACCCTTGCCAGGACTCAACTTTTAACAGAAGCGACTGCAATGGAATCGTGGACGAATTTCAGACTTGGGATCACTGGTTTTCGCCATCACAAGAAGCCCTCTTAGTGGCCTGTTATTGTACAGTAATGTTGCTGGGTCTCGTTGGCAATTCGTGTGTGTGCTACATTGTTATCAAGTTCAAGCATTTGCAAAAACCTCGTAATATACTTATCCTAAATTTGTCTTTCTGTGGCATTTTAATGTGTGTAGCGTGTATGCCATTCTCTTTGCTTCGTCTGACGCTCAAAAACTGGATTTTAGGAGACATCATGTGCAGAATTAGTTCAACTGTTCAGACGATTGATGTGTATGTTTCTACATTTACAATCGTGGCTATTGCAGTGGATCGCTATTCCGCCATTGTTTGTGCGCAAAGGGAAAATGCGAACAGAACAACAGTCCATTATACCATTATTCTTATTTGGTTGTTCTCTATCCTGTTTTGTATCCCTATGTTTGCTTTTCATGAAGTCACTCAAGTGAGTCCAGAACTTTTCAAGATTTGCATGGAGGTTTGGCCATCGGATGCTTTAAGGCAAACTTACACGACATTCGTCCTTATTGTACAGTACGTGGTGCCTCTCACTATAATTTCACTCATACATGGTCGCATATGCCAGTTCTTGCGCTGCAGGATAAGTGAAAACCCTATTACACAAGTTGAAGCTGATAGGGTGTTACGAGAAATCAAACGGCAACGGCGTAACATGTTGCTCTTGACAGGAATAGCGATTTCATTTGCATTAGCTTGGCTTCCACTGACAGTTATGAACACGCTCGCAGATTATGACTACCACTTCTTTTTAAACTGGAATTTCAATCATGCCTACGCATATTGTCTCTTGGTCGCGATGTGTTCCGCCTGCCTTAATCCTATCACATACGGATGGTTTAACATGAACTTCCGGAAAGCATTTATACAAGTTATTTGTCCTCACAAGAATGTTTCAAACAGTCCCACGGAAATGGCCACCA AAAATGACTCGAGAGGAAACAGCAACGAACCGTTCCGATTTTACAGCAGTATTCCGTTGGACATATCAGGAAAATCAAAATCGGCAACCTCAACGAGGTCTAGCAATTCGGGAAAAGCTAAGGGACAATTGTCACGACAGATTGCCTGTACATCTACTGAAGAAATCGAAGATATGAATGGACATTAG